The following proteins are co-located in the Flammeovirga kamogawensis genome:
- the def gene encoding peptide deformylase produces MIYPVVAYGDPILRKVAKDFSEEELKDVKTLAADMFETMEGASGVGLAGPQIGIAKRIFVIDSNLMIDEESKEQGLRSAFINAEVIEEFGEECGFDEGCLSIPGINGEVVRKESIKIKYLDEELNEKEEVYSGMTARVIQHEYDHIEGKLFTDYLSPIKKRLIKSKLNNITKGKANHSYRMRFPKK; encoded by the coding sequence ATGATTTATCCAGTTGTAGCATATGGCGACCCTATTCTTAGAAAAGTCGCAAAAGACTTCTCTGAAGAAGAGCTTAAAGATGTAAAAACTCTTGCTGCCGATATGTTTGAAACAATGGAAGGTGCTAGCGGAGTAGGATTAGCTGGTCCTCAGATTGGCATAGCTAAAAGAATTTTTGTCATCGACTCTAACTTAATGATCGATGAGGAAAGTAAAGAACAAGGGTTAAGATCTGCATTTATTAACGCTGAGGTCATCGAGGAATTTGGTGAAGAGTGTGGTTTTGACGAAGGATGTTTAAGTATACCTGGAATTAACGGTGAAGTTGTTCGTAAAGAAAGTATTAAAATCAAATACTTAGACGAAGAATTAAACGAAAAAGAAGAAGTCTACTCAGGAATGACTGCACGTGTTATTCAACATGAATACGATCATATTGAAGGTAAATTATTTACAGATTATCTTTCTCCAATAAAGAAAAGATTAATCAAAAGTAAATTAAATAATATCACTAAAGGGAAAGCAAATCATTCATATCGAATGAGATTTCCAAAAAAATAG
- the ruvX gene encoding Holliday junction resolvase RuvX has protein sequence MGRILAIDFGTKRTGFAVTDPLKIIASSLDTAQTNVAMQFVKDYIAKEEVERFVIGLPVGLDGLETDNTKPTKSFAKKLEKNFPSIPITFIDERFTSKMAEASMIAGGMKKKDRRVKGNVDKISAAIILQSYLDQNF, from the coding sequence ATGGGAAGAATTTTAGCCATAGATTTTGGCACTAAAAGAACAGGTTTCGCAGTAACTGATCCTCTAAAGATTATCGCATCTTCTTTAGATACTGCTCAAACAAATGTAGCAATGCAATTTGTTAAAGATTATATTGCTAAGGAAGAAGTTGAGCGTTTTGTAATTGGTTTACCTGTTGGTTTAGATGGTTTGGAAACAGACAACACAAAGCCAACTAAATCTTTTGCTAAGAAATTAGAGAAAAACTTTCCATCAATTCCAATTACTTTTATTGACGAACGTTTCACTTCTAAAATGGCTGAGGCCTCTATGATTGCAGGTGGAATGAAGAAAAAAGATAGAAGAGTTAAAGGTAATGTAGACAAAATAAGTGCTGCAATTATTTTACAATCTTATCTTGATCAAAACTTTTAG
- a CDS encoding arsenate reductase family protein codes for MSKIYYLSTCSTCKRIIEEIGKDKFDEFQDIKTVPITEDQIEEMKALTGSYEALFSRRSRQFRPMGLHEKQLSEEDYKSLILKEYSFLKRPVILANDNIFVGNSKKEIERAKAAL; via the coding sequence ATGTCTAAAATATATTATTTATCAACCTGTAGTACTTGTAAAAGAATAATTGAAGAAATCGGAAAAGATAAATTCGATGAATTTCAAGATATTAAAACGGTACCTATTACTGAAGATCAAATAGAAGAGATGAAAGCTTTAACGGGTTCTTATGAAGCGTTATTTAGCAGAAGATCTAGACAATTTCGTCCGATGGGATTGCATGAAAAGCAATTATCTGAAGAGGATTATAAATCGTTAATACTAAAAGAGTACTCTTTTCTAAAAAGACCTGTTATTTTAGCAAATGATAATATTTTTGTCGGTAATAGTAAAAAGGAAATTGAACGTGCAAAAGCTGCACTATAA
- a CDS encoding bestrophin family protein — MPKKNNLTNSTLFMMFSYKGYLIRKLSSDLLWITIPTTILCGIHEYNHLDIGMNFSLPGLMGAILGILLVFRNNTAYDRWWEARKVLGGLVNTSRNFALQVNAMVPDGKTKDELQNLIGAFPYALKEHLRDGVVFSDFTFIGDVLTEKLKKWDHIPVAINSYIQERLKLVLNSGGITDFQFLKLVENSDELIDIMGKCERIKNTPMPESHTYLLKVYIWIYAIIIPFGLIDTLGWWTILAVIIVYYVAMSIVTISEEIEEPFGTDPNDLPVDKICNTIYNNIQEVQTKSTPFSKYNNV, encoded by the coding sequence ATGCCGAAAAAAAATAACTTGACAAACTCAACTCTTTTTATGATGTTCTCATATAAAGGTTACTTGATTCGTAAGTTATCATCTGACTTACTATGGATCACAATTCCTACAACAATTCTTTGTGGTATTCATGAATACAATCACTTAGATATAGGAATGAACTTCTCACTACCAGGCCTTATGGGTGCTATCTTAGGTATTCTTCTTGTTTTTAGGAATAATACAGCTTATGACCGTTGGTGGGAAGCTAGAAAAGTACTTGGAGGCTTAGTAAACACATCAAGAAATTTTGCTCTACAAGTTAATGCAATGGTACCTGATGGTAAAACAAAAGATGAACTTCAAAATTTAATTGGAGCTTTTCCTTATGCATTAAAAGAACACTTAAGAGATGGTGTTGTATTCAGTGACTTTACTTTTATTGGAGATGTACTTACAGAAAAACTAAAAAAGTGGGATCATATTCCAGTAGCAATAAACAGTTACATTCAGGAAAGATTAAAATTAGTTCTTAATTCAGGAGGTATAACCGATTTTCAATTTCTAAAATTAGTCGAAAATTCTGATGAATTAATTGATATTATGGGTAAGTGTGAACGTATTAAAAATACACCAATGCCTGAATCACATACCTACCTTTTAAAAGTTTACATTTGGATTTATGCTATAATAATTCCTTTTGGTTTAATTGACACTTTAGGTTGGTGGACAATTTTAGCAGTTATTATAGTTTATTATGTTGCTATGAGTATTGTAACAATCTCTGAAGAAATTGAAGAACCATTTGGAACAGATCCTAATGATTTACCTGTAGACAAAATTTGCAACACAATTTATAATAATATCCAGGAAGTTCAGACTAAATCAACTCCTTTTTCTAAATATAATAATGTCTAA
- a CDS encoding MaoC family dehydratase: MISLGDNYQTNFSFTQDQVNAFAELTGDTNPIHIDKEFASKTPFKKPIMHGFLSASIFSRVLGTEFPGNGSVYLSQTMNFLRPMFVDEEYQATFTVTDIDSKRKTAIIKTEILALSNKKITVKGEAKLMHKTLID; the protein is encoded by the coding sequence ATGATTTCATTAGGAGATAATTATCAAACAAATTTCAGCTTTACTCAAGATCAAGTAAATGCATTTGCCGAACTTACAGGAGACACAAACCCAATTCACATAGATAAAGAGTTTGCTTCTAAAACTCCATTTAAAAAACCAATCATGCATGGTTTTTTATCTGCATCAATATTTTCTAGAGTTTTGGGCACTGAATTTCCTGGTAATGGGTCTGTATATTTATCACAAACAATGAATTTTTTAAGACCAATGTTTGTAGACGAAGAATACCAAGCAACTTTTACCGTTACAGATATTGATTCTAAAAGAAAAACGGCAATAATCAAAACCGAAATTCTTGCTTTATCCAATAAAAAAATCACTGTTAAAGGTGAAGCTAAATTAATGCATAAAACATTAATTGATTAA
- the sufC gene encoding Fe-S cluster assembly ATPase SufC has product MLKIKDLKASIEDKEILKGINLEIKEGEVHAIMGPNGSGKSTLASVLAGKEDYEVEGGEVDFDGVDLLELSPEARAQKGLFLAFQYPVEIPGVSNTNFLRTAVNEVRKARGMEPYNAANFMKEMKEKMKIVSIDKSLMSRSLNEGFSGGEKKRNEIFHMAMLDPKLAILDETDSGLDIDALRIVANGVNSLRDGKRSFVVVTHYQRLLDYIVPDFVHVLYKGKIVKSGTKELALELEEKGYDWIIQEVEGQN; this is encoded by the coding sequence ATGCTTAAGATCAAAGATCTAAAGGCTTCAATTGAAGACAAAGAGATTCTTAAAGGAATCAATTTAGAGATTAAAGAAGGTGAAGTTCATGCTATCATGGGTCCGAACGGATCTGGAAAAAGTACATTAGCTTCTGTTCTTGCTGGAAAAGAAGATTATGAAGTAGAAGGTGGAGAGGTAGACTTTGACGGTGTTGACTTATTGGAATTATCTCCAGAGGCAAGAGCTCAAAAAGGTTTATTTTTAGCATTTCAGTATCCTGTAGAAATTCCAGGTGTTAGTAATACTAACTTCTTGAGAACAGCAGTGAACGAAGTTCGTAAAGCAAGAGGTATGGAGCCTTACAATGCAGCGAACTTTATGAAAGAAATGAAAGAAAAAATGAAAATCGTTTCTATCGATAAATCATTAATGAGCAGATCTTTGAATGAAGGTTTTTCAGGTGGTGAAAAGAAAAGAAATGAGATTTTCCACATGGCAATGCTTGATCCAAAATTAGCTATCCTTGATGAAACAGATTCAGGATTAGATATTGATGCATTAAGAATTGTTGCTAATGGTGTAAATTCATTACGTGACGGTAAAAGATCTTTTGTTGTAGTAACTCACTACCAAAGACTTTTAGATTATATCGTTCCTGATTTTGTACATGTTCTTTACAAAGGTAAGATTGTAAAATCTGGTACTAAGGAATTAGCTTTAGAACTTGAAGAAAAAGGATACGATTGGATCATTCAAGAAGTTGAAGGTCAAAACTAA
- the sufD gene encoding Fe-S cluster assembly protein SufD, translating to MSIVIENAALKNNALAYIEDTIEAVPALVELRTAAAEKFASTDFPSINHEEWKYTNLKKLVSSTFNFNASASVTAEDLEKYLIDGTDVLVFVNGIFNNNLSKYTSTDKVIVAPLAKAINEHTDLVTAHLGKYADSDLPFVGVNTAAITDGVFVYAKRNALSETPVTILNVIIGENTVVQPRLLAVLEEGAQVSIIERNAVIGNQNVLINSVSEINVAERAILNHVKLQDEEDNTNLVTLTEAKQADNSVYHNITITTGGQLVRNNLNIALGEHCEGLMTGLYLLKGKTLVDNHTVVDHRMPNSYSNELYKGILSEKSKAVFNGKIFVREDAQKTNAFQSNKNILLSPDAVVNTKPQLEIWADDVSCSHGCTVGALDEEPMFYLRARGISEDKARALLTYAFAGDVIEKISNESVRSIVERIVANEMGYPLD from the coding sequence ATGAGTATAGTAATCGAAAATGCAGCATTAAAAAATAATGCTTTAGCATATATAGAAGATACAATAGAAGCTGTACCTGCATTAGTTGAATTAAGAACAGCTGCTGCAGAAAAATTTGCTTCTACAGATTTTCCTTCAATTAATCATGAAGAATGGAAGTATACTAATTTGAAAAAATTAGTTTCTTCTACTTTTAACTTCAACGCAAGTGCATCTGTAACTGCGGAAGATTTAGAAAAATATCTGATTGATGGAACTGATGTTTTAGTTTTTGTAAACGGTATTTTCAATAACAATTTATCTAAGTATACTTCTACAGATAAAGTTATTGTAGCACCTCTAGCAAAAGCTATAAATGAACACACTGATTTGGTGACTGCTCATTTAGGAAAATATGCAGACTCAGATTTACCTTTTGTAGGTGTAAATACTGCTGCTATTACTGATGGTGTGTTTGTTTATGCAAAAAGAAATGCATTATCAGAAACACCTGTTACTATTTTAAATGTAATAATAGGAGAGAATACAGTTGTTCAGCCTAGATTATTAGCTGTTTTAGAAGAAGGTGCTCAAGTTAGTATTATTGAACGAAATGCTGTTATCGGAAATCAAAATGTTTTGATTAACAGTGTTTCTGAAATTAATGTTGCTGAGCGTGCTATTCTTAATCATGTAAAACTACAAGATGAAGAAGATAACACAAATCTTGTAACTTTAACAGAAGCAAAACAAGCTGACAATAGTGTTTATCACAATATTACAATCACTACAGGTGGTCAATTGGTTAGAAATAACTTAAATATTGCACTTGGAGAGCATTGTGAAGGTTTAATGACAGGTTTATATCTTTTAAAAGGGAAAACACTTGTTGATAACCATACGGTAGTAGATCATAGAATGCCGAATTCATATAGTAATGAATTATACAAAGGTATTCTAAGTGAAAAATCAAAAGCTGTTTTTAATGGTAAAATATTTGTTAGAGAGGATGCTCAAAAAACAAATGCTTTTCAATCTAATAAAAACATCTTATTGTCGCCTGATGCTGTTGTAAATACAAAACCTCAGTTAGAAATTTGGGCAGACGATGTTAGCTGTTCTCACGGTTGTACTGTTGGTGCTTTAGACGAGGAGCCTATGTTCTATTTAAGAGCACGTGGTATCTCTGAAGACAAAGCAAGAGCATTGTTGACTTACGCATTTGCTGGAGATGTAATTGAAAAAATCTCTAATGAAAGTGTTCGTTCTATAGTTGAAAGAATTGTAGCAAATGAGATGGGTTATCCTTTGGATTAA
- a CDS encoding response regulator yields MKKTTILVIDDEKNLLDSIVDLLEINDFTVLAADSGKKALEIIDNKLPDIILCDIMMPTMNGYLFLKELRKNPLAVGIPFIFLSAKSDKKDIRKGMNLSADDYLTKPFTQAELLESIRARINRIEVLKSEIMMFMKNININLVKSGLDSYSEAQEANNEMEALRSLLQTQNKAIEKYCYLNSHKVRGPLCRIMGLLELFNDANEEMNKEILSHLKTSAKDLDQITKEITYAISSMSA; encoded by the coding sequence ATGAAAAAAACTACCATTTTAGTTATTGATGACGAAAAAAATCTTCTAGATAGTATTGTTGACCTTTTAGAAATAAATGACTTTACTGTATTAGCTGCTGATAGCGGGAAAAAAGCATTAGAAATAATAGACAATAAGCTACCTGATATTATTTTATGTGATATCATGATGCCTACTATGAATGGGTATTTATTTCTAAAAGAATTAAGAAAAAATCCACTTGCAGTAGGAATACCTTTCATATTTTTATCAGCAAAAAGTGATAAAAAAGATATCCGCAAAGGGATGAATCTTTCTGCTGATGATTACCTAACAAAACCTTTTACACAAGCTGAACTTTTAGAAAGTATTCGAGCAAGAATAAATAGAATTGAAGTTCTTAAAAGTGAAATAATGATGTTTATGAAAAACATCAATATTAATTTAGTAAAAAGTGGATTAGACTCTTACAGCGAAGCGCAAGAAGCTAATAATGAAATGGAAGCGCTTCGTTCTCTTTTACAAACACAGAACAAAGCTATTGAAAAGTACTGTTACTTAAATAGTCACAAAGTAAGAGGCCCGTTATGTCGAATAATGGGTTTATTAGAACTTTTTAATGATGCAAATGAGGAAATGAACAAAGAGATTCTCTCCCATTTAAAAACAAGTGCAAAAGATTTAGATCAAATAACTAAAGAGATTACCTATGCAATTTCTTCTATGAGTGCATAA
- a CDS encoding CHAT domain-containing protein has protein sequence MYKNYITIVLLYFFFSLYSNAQNVSFDSAETAYEFGELDIAEKQLVFLIQNIDDKNILNKSSALIGKVYGQKGLYTKANEYLNKNSLDNSLLSYAEILNTKGYLAQQQGYPTAALNYLNDAFKITEASEKSLYKSKISIETLSLIAISNWQLGAQEDAIDYGKEALNISNKINDDIDIANCNINLGLLYSKTDTYKAQYYYEKALEEYIKVYPTENHPAIASIYINLGITFEKNYFTDKAISSFEKAASIWEKTYGGDHPNVAFAYTYIAEAYLKKNQGDLANEFYDFALTQYQNVFGEKHPEIANIYIKLGEIAFKTGETQKAIDFYQKALIANNKDFNDSNIYATPEVNNYLNPFTNIVALQKKAFALKKRHYQKTLKRQDLICGYNSLYLAHNIIENVRAGQKNKEDKIQLSAITNDVYSDGIQICIALSEASISSQIWIENAFQFVEWSKSASLLEAIQETNAKSFAGIPDKLIVKEEHIQEEIHSIEQALIKSDKIEERDILESKLFEKEKELENHIKLLENEYPNYFDLKYNHTSFSYKDVKEKLTENEAIISYFISEKDEKLYIFVATSSNLKIYKEEFTQELQDEIISLETGLKFNFDEIVFMSSKYLSDILFPFILPNKINHLIFLLDGRINNIPMDVLFTEVVGDEMLKPVDYPFLTKKYAISYNYSSTLALNTKSIDKNETMNIACFAPIFFRDSTGTDNFNQLDGTLSEVREIDKVFKEKNWLSSAYLYDKAKKSILKSEKIKDYTHLHFATHGLVDEEHPNQSFIYLVNENKSEGLLYASEIYNLEFNADLVTLSACETGLGKLTKGEGLIGLSRSLKYAGVDNTIVSLWTVDDISTALLMQYFYKELTIEYNLPMALQKAKIRLIKEGLYTSPYYWSSFSLIGR, from the coding sequence ATGTATAAAAACTATATCACAATAGTATTACTTTATTTCTTCTTCTCTTTATATAGTAACGCTCAAAACGTCTCCTTCGATAGTGCTGAGACTGCATATGAATTTGGAGAATTAGATATTGCAGAAAAACAGTTAGTATTTTTGATACAGAATATTGACGATAAAAATATTTTAAATAAAAGTTCAGCATTAATTGGAAAGGTATATGGCCAAAAAGGTCTATACACTAAAGCCAACGAATATTTAAATAAAAATAGTCTTGATAATTCACTGTTAAGCTACGCTGAAATATTAAATACGAAAGGATATCTAGCACAACAACAAGGGTATCCTACTGCAGCCTTAAATTATTTAAATGATGCATTTAAAATTACGGAAGCATCTGAAAAATCATTGTATAAATCAAAAATTTCTATTGAAACCCTATCTTTAATTGCTATTTCTAATTGGCAACTTGGAGCACAAGAAGATGCAATTGATTATGGAAAAGAAGCACTCAACATAAGCAATAAAATAAATGATGATATTGACATTGCTAATTGTAACATCAACTTAGGTTTATTATACAGCAAAACAGACACTTACAAAGCTCAATATTATTACGAAAAGGCACTAGAAGAATACATTAAAGTATATCCTACTGAGAATCATCCAGCTATTGCTTCTATTTATATTAATCTAGGTATTACTTTCGAGAAAAATTATTTTACAGACAAAGCAATATCCTCATTTGAAAAAGCAGCCTCTATTTGGGAAAAAACGTATGGTGGAGACCACCCTAATGTAGCTTTTGCTTATACCTATATCGCTGAAGCTTATTTAAAAAAGAACCAAGGAGATTTAGCGAATGAATTCTATGATTTTGCTCTTACACAATACCAAAATGTTTTTGGCGAAAAACACCCAGAAATAGCAAATATTTATATTAAATTAGGTGAGATCGCTTTTAAAACTGGTGAAACTCAAAAGGCAATAGATTTTTATCAGAAAGCACTAATTGCTAATAATAAAGATTTTAATGACTCTAATATCTATGCTACACCAGAGGTTAATAACTACCTAAACCCCTTCACTAATATTGTTGCTTTACAGAAAAAAGCATTCGCGCTAAAAAAGAGGCACTACCAAAAAACGCTAAAAAGGCAAGATCTTATTTGTGGGTACAACAGCCTCTATTTAGCACATAATATTATAGAAAATGTTAGAGCTGGACAAAAAAATAAAGAAGATAAAATTCAATTAAGTGCAATTACGAATGATGTATATTCTGATGGTATTCAGATATGTATAGCACTTTCTGAAGCATCTATTTCATCACAAATATGGATTGAAAATGCCTTCCAATTTGTAGAATGGAGTAAATCTGCATCCTTATTAGAAGCTATTCAAGAAACAAATGCCAAATCTTTTGCAGGCATTCCAGATAAATTGATTGTTAAAGAAGAGCATATTCAAGAAGAAATTCATTCTATAGAACAAGCACTTATTAAAAGTGATAAAATTGAAGAGAGAGATATCTTGGAAAGTAAGCTATTTGAGAAGGAGAAAGAACTTGAGAACCACATCAAATTATTAGAAAATGAATACCCTAATTACTTTGATTTAAAATACAATCATACATCTTTTAGCTATAAAGATGTAAAAGAAAAACTAACTGAAAATGAAGCAATTATTAGCTATTTCATTTCAGAAAAAGATGAAAAATTATATATTTTTGTTGCTACTTCTTCTAATTTAAAAATCTACAAAGAAGAATTTACCCAAGAATTACAAGATGAAATTATTAGTCTAGAAACAGGTTTAAAATTTAATTTTGATGAAATTGTTTTCATGTCTTCTAAATATCTTTCTGATATTTTATTCCCTTTCATCTTGCCAAATAAAATCAATCATCTAATTTTCTTACTTGATGGTAGAATTAATAATATACCAATGGATGTTCTATTTACTGAAGTTGTTGGAGATGAGATGTTAAAGCCTGTAGACTACCCTTTTTTAACAAAGAAATACGCAATTTCATATAACTATTCGTCTACATTAGCTTTAAACACCAAGTCTATTGATAAAAACGAAACAATGAATATTGCATGTTTTGCTCCTATATTTTTTAGAGATTCTACAGGTACTGATAATTTTAATCAGTTAGATGGAACTTTATCAGAAGTAAGAGAAATTGATAAAGTGTTTAAAGAGAAAAATTGGCTTTCGTCAGCATATTTATATGATAAAGCAAAAAAATCTATTCTTAAATCTGAAAAAATAAAAGACTACACTCATCTACACTTCGCTACTCACGGCTTAGTTGATGAAGAACACCCTAATCAGTCATTTATTTATTTAGTGAATGAGAACAAATCTGAGGGATTACTATATGCTTCTGAAATTTACAATTTGGAATTCAATGCCGATCTTGTTACTCTTTCTGCTTGTGAAACTGGTTTAGGGAAACTCACAAAAGGAGAAGGTCTTATAGGCTTATCAAGGTCTTTAAAATATGCAGGTGTAGACAATACTATTGTTTCTTTATGGACCGTAGATGATATATCTACAGCACTTCTAATGCAATATTTTTACAAAGAGTTAACCATAGAATACAACTTGCCAATGGCTTTACAAAAAGCTAAAATTAGATTAATCAAAGAAGGTTTATACACAAGTCCATATTATTGGTCATCATTTTCATTAATAGGACGTTAA
- a CDS encoding glycoside hydrolase family 3 protein → MNAQHKVYPKYFDASKEDLVWVDSVWNSLSDNEKIAQLFVVPFYSPKSYNEVSMLVRKYNVGGVIFFKGRAEDQVNAINRLNGIAKTPLIYTLDAEWGLGMRLPKDGISYPYAMTLGAIENDELIYRMTEQISTQLKRVGVKVSYGPVADLNNNPLNPVINYRSFGENKERVAKKSIQYMRGLQDNNVVAVAKHFPGHGDTNIDSHKDLPIIPHSVKRLDSLELYPFSKLIEAGVGGVMSAHLQVPVWDDKTSSLSHKIIQEVLRDSLGFNGLIFTDGILMDAVTKQYKGYGKADAQALVAGNDVIEFTNHIDKAIKEVKIQINKGNLTWHQIDEKGYRMLLMKRWVGAHKQEMLSISHLNEDLHPLEANQLIQEISDEAVTVLENKKQILPLSVNSGKIAIVNIGANYKEMSKDFRSKGLDVSNFFLSKYATESEVVQFTKTLQKYDVIVTQVGGLYMSQKVKDIAVELTNHKPTATMKFPYGITYSTLKYFDITNKWQNQIVVFLGNAYTLRTFKGIENSSGLLLTYQNNQALRKAVSKVILGEIQPKGTLPVTIDKRFKEGLGLKSFDDHHVKRVNSEELNVQEVPKINKQND, encoded by the coding sequence GTGAATGCTCAACATAAGGTATACCCTAAATACTTTGATGCATCAAAGGAAGACCTTGTTTGGGTTGATTCTGTTTGGAATTCTCTATCTGATAACGAAAAAATTGCTCAATTATTTGTTGTTCCATTTTATTCTCCAAAAAGTTACAACGAAGTAAGTATGTTAGTCAGAAAATATAACGTTGGAGGAGTAATCTTTTTTAAGGGTAGAGCAGAAGACCAAGTAAATGCAATAAATAGATTAAATGGAATTGCTAAAACACCATTAATATATACTTTAGATGCAGAATGGGGCTTAGGTATGAGATTGCCAAAAGATGGCATATCTTACCCATATGCAATGACATTAGGAGCGATTGAAAATGACGAGTTAATATATAGAATGACTGAACAAATTTCTACTCAGTTAAAAAGAGTTGGAGTTAAAGTTAGCTATGGACCAGTTGCAGATTTAAATAATAATCCTCTTAACCCAGTTATTAATTATCGTTCTTTTGGAGAAAATAAGGAAAGGGTAGCAAAAAAGTCGATTCAGTATATGAGAGGGCTTCAAGATAATAATGTTGTTGCTGTAGCCAAACATTTTCCTGGTCATGGTGATACAAATATTGATTCTCATAAAGATCTACCAATAATACCTCATTCAGTAAAAAGGTTAGATTCATTAGAACTATATCCTTTTTCAAAATTAATAGAAGCAGGGGTAGGTGGAGTAATGTCGGCACATTTACAAGTACCCGTTTGGGACGATAAAACCTCCTCTTTATCGCATAAAATTATACAAGAAGTATTAAGAGACTCATTGGGTTTTAATGGACTTATTTTTACTGATGGTATCTTGATGGATGCAGTAACAAAGCAATACAAAGGGTATGGAAAAGCTGATGCACAGGCATTAGTAGCAGGTAATGATGTAATTGAATTTACAAATCATATTGATAAAGCTATAAAAGAAGTGAAAATTCAGATTAATAAAGGAAACTTAACTTGGCATCAGATAGATGAAAAAGGTTACCGTATGTTATTAATGAAAAGATGGGTTGGTGCTCATAAGCAAGAAATGTTATCAATATCTCATCTAAACGAAGATTTACATCCACTAGAAGCAAACCAATTGATTCAAGAAATTTCTGATGAAGCTGTAACTGTATTAGAGAATAAAAAACAAATTTTACCGTTGAGTGTAAATAGTGGCAAAATTGCAATTGTAAATATAGGAGCAAATTATAAAGAAATGTCGAAAGACTTTCGTTCTAAAGGACTAGATGTTTCTAATTTTTTCTTGTCGAAATATGCGACTGAAAGTGAGGTTGTTCAATTTACAAAAACATTACAGAAGTACGATGTTATTGTAACACAAGTAGGTGGGCTTTACATGAGTCAGAAAGTAAAAGATATTGCTGTTGAACTAACAAATCATAAACCAACGGCAACCATGAAATTCCCCTATGGTATTACTTATTCAACGCTAAAGTATTTTGATATCACAAATAAGTGGCAGAATCAAATCGTAGTCTTTTTAGGGAATGCTTATACTTTAAGAACCTTTAAAGGAATTGAAAATAGTTCAGGTTTACTTCTTACTTATCAGAATAATCAAGCATTAAGAAAAGCTGTTTCAAAAGTAATTTTAGGAGAAATACAACCCAAAGGGACATTGCCTGTGACTATTGATAAAAGATTTAAAGAAGGATTAGGCTTAAAATCTTTTGATGATCATCATGTTAAAAGAGTAAATTCTGAAGAGTTAAACGTACAAGAAGTACCAAAAATTAATAAACAAAATGATTAA